In one Lolium rigidum isolate FL_2022 chromosome 3, APGP_CSIRO_Lrig_0.1, whole genome shotgun sequence genomic region, the following are encoded:
- the LOC124700676 gene encoding uncharacterized protein LOC124700676: MGLCVSCDVAADGAPTARVVLPSGELREYSQPATAAVALEEIGHGKQGWFLCDADTMGLQGSVTAVAGADELRPGQIYFVLPAEMLRRSLTLEEVAALAVKASAALVKASSAGGRRRRGSVVPLVFEPSEEDYSDDSVMTIVAAKQAVVQKRVMACRGGRSPTRFSPDLTAIPESE, from the coding sequence ATGGGCCTCTGCGTGTCGTGCGACGTGGCTGCGGATGGCGCCCCGACCGCGAGGGTGGTGCTGCCCAGCGGCGAGCTCCGGGAGTACTCTCAGCCAGCCACCGCGGCAGTGGCGCTCGAGGAGATCGGCCACGGCAAGCAGGGGTGGTTCCTCTGCGACGCCGACACGATGGGGCTCCAGGGCTCCGTCACGGCGGTGGCCGGCGCCGACGAGCTCCGGCCGGGGCAGATATACTTCGTGCTCCCGGCCGAGATGCTGCGACGCAGCCTCACGCTCGAGGAGGTGGCAGCGCTCGCCGTCAAGGCCAGTGCCGCCCTCGTCAAGGCCTCGTctgccggcggccggcgccggcgaggctCGGTCGTGCCACTCGTGTTTGAACCGTCCGAGGAGGATTACTCCGACGATTCGGTGATGACCATCGTCGCGGCGAAGCAGGCCGTGGTCCAGAAGCGGGTGATGGCGTGCCGCGGCGGGAGGTCGCCGACGAGATTCTCTCCCGACTTGACCGCCATCCCGGAGAGTGAGTAG